A DNA window from Longimicrobium sp. contains the following coding sequences:
- a CDS encoding SusD/RagB family nutrient-binding outer membrane lipoprotein, with amino-acid sequence MRNLTQGVGRALCAAGLAATLGACSDFINNVPGNENVVQNASVSQLLTSVQLKTWLFNEGHVARATSLWLNQMAGIDRQFSSLDQYVYSEDEFDNEMSEIYPGGGLQDLRLARARADSANLGHTSAVLKIHEAFLFGMASSMWGDLPYTQAGGGAANPESPVDNQEVVYAAVQTLLDQAIAQLAAAGSASDNALLADREMRFGGDAAAWRRVANSLKARFYMHWVEAQAAGGAAATAANTACGGNCVAKALAAAQNGINTASGDWESVHSGTATETNWWYQFNSERSGYTALGRLMVDSLAARGDPRLQVYALPNGDDNFVGSKPGENNGDASALNSDNGIAAASAGIALITCSETQFIIAEALYRQGATAAQVYTALNAGVACQNARWGTSGVAAVQGLTGSALFHEIMMQKYFALFLNMEAFNDYKRTCEPNVAAAVKAGSPVQNDPIPSRLLYGQSERQSNSNLSAPGSGNNGLRNRNDPISCATVLGLPGA; translated from the coding sequence ATGCGAAACCTGACCCAAGGGGTTGGCCGCGCGCTCTGCGCGGCCGGGCTGGCCGCCACGCTGGGCGCGTGCTCGGACTTCATCAACAACGTTCCCGGCAACGAGAACGTGGTCCAGAACGCGTCGGTGAGCCAGCTCCTGACCTCGGTACAGCTGAAGACGTGGCTCTTCAACGAGGGCCACGTGGCACGCGCGACCTCGCTGTGGCTGAACCAGATGGCGGGCATCGACCGCCAGTTCTCCAGCCTCGACCAGTACGTGTACAGCGAGGACGAGTTCGACAACGAGATGAGCGAGATCTACCCGGGCGGCGGGCTGCAGGACCTGCGGCTGGCCCGCGCCCGGGCCGACTCGGCCAACCTCGGGCATACCAGCGCGGTGCTGAAGATCCACGAGGCCTTCCTGTTCGGGATGGCGTCCAGCATGTGGGGCGACCTTCCGTATACGCAGGCGGGCGGCGGCGCGGCCAACCCCGAGTCGCCGGTGGACAACCAGGAGGTGGTGTACGCCGCCGTGCAGACGCTGCTCGATCAGGCGATCGCGCAGCTGGCGGCGGCGGGCAGCGCCTCCGACAACGCGCTGCTGGCCGACCGCGAGATGCGGTTCGGGGGCGACGCGGCGGCGTGGCGCCGGGTGGCGAACTCGCTGAAGGCGCGCTTCTACATGCACTGGGTAGAGGCGCAGGCCGCCGGCGGCGCGGCCGCGACCGCGGCCAACACGGCCTGCGGCGGCAACTGCGTGGCCAAGGCGCTGGCGGCCGCGCAGAACGGCATCAACACGGCCTCGGGCGACTGGGAGTCGGTGCACAGCGGCACCGCCACCGAGACGAACTGGTGGTACCAGTTCAACAGCGAGCGCTCGGGGTACACGGCGCTGGGCCGCCTGATGGTGGACTCGCTGGCGGCGCGGGGCGACCCGCGTCTGCAGGTGTACGCGCTGCCCAACGGCGACGACAACTTCGTGGGCTCGAAGCCGGGCGAGAACAACGGCGACGCCAGCGCGCTGAACAGCGACAACGGGATCGCGGCGGCGAGCGCCGGGATCGCGCTGATCACCTGCTCGGAGACGCAGTTCATCATCGCCGAGGCGCTGTACCGGCAGGGGGCCACGGCCGCGCAGGTCTACACCGCGCTGAACGCGGGCGTGGCGTGCCAGAACGCCCGCTGGGGCACGTCGGGAGTCGCGGCGGTGCAGGGTCTCACGGGGAGCGCGCTCTTCCACGAGATCATGATGCAGAAGTACTTCGCGCTCTTCCTGAACATGGAAGCGTTCAACGACTACAAGCGCACCTGCGAGCCGAACGTTGCGGCGGCGGTGAAGGCCGGGAGCCCCGTGCAGAACGACCCGATCCCTTCGCGCCTCCTGTACGGCCAGTCGGAGCGCCAGTCCAACTCCAACCTGAGCGCGCCCGGAAGCGGCAACAACGGCCTCCGGAACCGCAACGACCCCATCAGCTGCGCCACGGTGCTGGGGCTGCCCGGCGCCTGA
- a CDS encoding TonB-dependent receptor plug domain-containing protein: MRLARLRSPAALALLGLAVLAPSVRAQQGAGESRFLVVHVTDSATGTGVADAEVWVGGTRVSTDSAGNALLPLRHDRETVVVRRIGYGDARREVAAGPASVDVALEPSPVALNGVSASSRRMPMSPPLQRFYARMEHGRGSFLTREQIDRRKPRRLTDLFREIPGVRVASTSRGDRLVMTGATPAMYRVDPRWEAGDCPVQYYLDGVSYQPDFAGVPNDVRPDEVEGIEVYRRLSEVPVEFRRPGAECGVVVIWLKERG; the protein is encoded by the coding sequence ATGCGCCTCGCCCGTCTCCGCTCACCCGCCGCCCTGGCCCTGCTCGGGCTCGCCGTGCTGGCCCCGTCCGTCCGCGCGCAGCAGGGCGCGGGCGAAAGCCGCTTCCTGGTGGTGCACGTCACCGACTCGGCCACCGGCACCGGCGTGGCCGACGCCGAGGTGTGGGTGGGCGGCACCCGCGTCAGCACCGACTCGGCCGGAAACGCCCTCCTCCCCCTCCGCCACGACCGCGAGACCGTGGTCGTGCGCCGCATCGGCTACGGCGACGCGCGGCGCGAGGTGGCGGCCGGCCCCGCGTCGGTCGACGTGGCGCTCGAGCCTTCGCCCGTGGCGCTGAATGGCGTGTCGGCCAGCAGCCGGCGCATGCCCATGAGCCCGCCGCTGCAGCGCTTCTACGCGCGGATGGAGCACGGCCGCGGCTCGTTCCTCACCCGCGAGCAGATCGACCGCCGCAAGCCGCGGCGCCTGACCGACCTCTTCCGCGAGATCCCCGGCGTGCGCGTGGCCAGCACCTCGCGCGGCGACCGGCTGGTGATGACCGGCGCCACCCCCGCCATGTACCGCGTGGACCCGCGCTGGGAGGCGGGCGACTGCCCGGTGCAGTACTACCTGGACGGCGTCAGCTACCAGCCGGACTTCGCCGGCGTCCCCAACGACGTGCGCCCCGACGAGGTGGAGGGGATCGAGGTGTACCGCCGCCTCTCCGAGGTCCCCGTCGAGTTCCGCCGCCCCGGCGCCGAGTGCGGCGTGGTGGTCATCTGGCTCAAGGAACGCGGCTGA